From a single Eremothecium sinecaudum strain ATCC 58844 chromosome III, complete sequence genomic region:
- the BZZ1 gene encoding Bzz1p (Syntenic homolog of Ashbya gossypii ACR266W; Syntenic homolog of Saccharomyces cerevisiae YHR114W (BZZ1)): protein MLNISIGNDLKDSYTETRKWVIGNTKWLQDISSFYRERAKIEKEYGDKLSILTKDFFTKKTNATVILSVGETPTVTPGSLEAASQVAWNEVLTQTESISKDHKKLAKEFQTQVAEHLTALEKRCDQMLATIDAFNHELVNKRDYAYSCLEKSKKKYDDSCQAMEAARAKHTKAGSSGKAQKKVEAREHEMNIAKNDYLIQINQANRLKDKYYFQDVPEALDLLQDLNESRIRVLNTIWKKAGTLEREMHKKVDKKLDNIDAVVTQNFPHLDTSMFIKHNFREWKEPDDFVFVPSSVWHDDDNFVLSSDIELHDLKIRLAKAQNSYNRLQLVVHDEMATLTQLNKKKQEMKGSDAVDPYEFQELLKKYLSTVASFTTHETAKLDAEVEMETIQNNVGKHRDLNIEGIDLSRKSKKAGMVGMFKRNGANGRNSGGGDDVSEMSVDVTSKLSPKHHSMHIFRGKRGRTQSAESSAMNSSSIEDGASLMSITNDDGPKSGNRVLYQYTRQDVDEVTVAPGHSIVLLQQDNGSGWVKIKNVTTGFEGLVPASYVEIKGSPQHSAKPPPKAPPPRKGKDLSAKVVTAIYDYSAQDNDEISIRAGDVIKVLQNDIGNGWTYGEINGNKGLFPSEYCN from the coding sequence ATGTTGAATATATCAATAGGGAATGACTTAAAGGATTCTTATACGGAAACCCGTAAATGGGTTATTGGTAACACGAAATGGTTACAAGATATATCCTCATTTTATCGTGAAAGAGCTAAAATAGAGAAGGAATATGGAGATAAACTATCTATCTTGACTAAGGACTTCTTTACTAAAAAGACGAACGCAACTGTGATACTTTCTGTCGGTGAAACTCCTACCGTAACGCCCGGATCATTAGAAGCAGCTTCACAGGTTGCATGGAACGAAGTTCTTACTCAAACTGAATCTATCTCGAAAGACCATAAAAAGCTTGCTAAGGAGTTTCAAACTCAGGTTGCAGAGCACTTAACTGCGTTGGAAAAACGGTGCGACCAAATGCTTGCAACTATCGATGCGTTTAACCATGAACTTGTGAACAAGCGTGATTACGCATATAGTTGCTTAGAGAAGTCGAAGAAGAAGTATGACGATAGTTGTCAAGCTATGGAGGCTGCTCGAGCAAAGCATACCAAGGCAGGTTCATCTGGGAAGGCGCAGAAGAAAGTCGAGGCGCGGGAGCACGAGATGAATATTGCCAAGAACGATTACTTGATCCAAATTAACCAGGCTAATAGACTTAAGGATAAATATTACTTTCAAGATGTTCCAGAGGCGCTGGACTTGTTACAAGATTTGAATGAGTCGAGGATACGGGTTTTGAACACTATTTGGAAGAAGGCGGGCACCTTGGAGAGAGAGATGCACAAAAAGGTCGACAAGAAATTAGACAATATAGATGCGGTGGTAACCCAGAACTTTCCTCATTTGGACACCTCAATGTTCATTAAGCATAATTTTAGAGAGTGGAAGGAGCCTGATGACTTCGTGTTTGTACCTTCCTCTGTATGGCATGACGACGATAACTTTGTACTGTCTTCCGATATTGAACTACACGACTTGAAGATTAGGTTAGCCAAGGCACAGAATTCTTATAATCGTTTGCAGCTTGTGGTGCATGACGAGATGGCCACGCTTACTCAGTTAaacaagaagaagcagGAGATGAAGGGTAGCGACGCGGTAGACCCCTACGAGTTCCAGGAGTTGTTGAAGAAGTACTTGAGTACGGTTGCTTCCTTCACAACGCACGAAACCGCCAAGTTAGACGCCGAAGTGGAGATGGAAACTATCCAGAATAACGTCGGAAAACATCGGGACTTGAATATTGAGGGTATCGATCTCTCTAGGAAATCGAAAAAGGCAGGAATGGTCGGAATGTTTAAGAGAAATGGGGCCAACGGTAGGAATTCAGGCGGTGGAGATGATGTATCTGAGATGTCCGTTGACGTGACATCGAAGCTGTCTCCAAAACACCACTCAATGCACATCTTTAGGGGGAAACGTGGTCGTACCCAGAGCGCAGAATCATCTGCTATGAACAGCTCATCCATAGAAGACGGCGCATCACTCATGTCCATCACTAACGATGATGGACCTAAGAGTGGTAACCGTGTGCTATATCAGTACACAAGGCAAGATGTAGATGAGGTTACGGTTGCTCCAGGCCATTCCATCGTACTACTTCAGCAGGATAACGGCTCGGGCTGGGTAAAGATCAAGAATGTTACGACTGGATTTGAAGGCCTTGTCCCAGCTAGCTATGTAGAGATCAAAGGAAGCCCACAGCACAGTGCAAAACCACCTCCTAAGGCACCACCTCCAAGGAAAGGAAAGGATCTTTCGGCAAAGGTTGTCACTGCCATCTACGATTACAGTGCACAGGATAATGATGAAATAAGCATCCGTGCAGGCGATGTCATTAAGGTGTTGCAAAATGACATTGGCAACGGTTGGACTTATGGTGAGATTAATGGTAATAAAGGGTTGTTCCCTAGTGAGTATTGTAACTGA
- the CEX1 gene encoding COPI-interacting protein CEX1 (Syntenic homolog of Ashbya gossypii AFL222W; Syntenic homolog of Saccharomyces cerevisiae YOR112W (CEX1)) — protein sequence MNFIFKSISSFQFPYTLHSDTAFSTPFWEVQQGTRKSDSLPVTLFAYSKQDSKNALLEEFIRNAVHKAKTLKLPGLVRVLDVLDSDPNMTYIVTERVQRLFPEILKNISEDAISLGLYQVLGTLKLLHERASVLLGTLAKGNVYVNDRGEWCLFGLELCTSKGQLQNLKVSMKTYMSLVDNSAYALPTKESLNIDSVHLAALIKDVYGPKVPGSWKSQLNGLSQGRCTVSEFASFVSRTAPFQCQLIAVYEHLKEVHIKDDAGKMLAVNEIQAIIMENPGILCGSAPGFVDNYLIQVLAETIQIGMNANRLRPETANFTNIVPLVASILELSCSKSKAVQFESTFDKYVKPLIFDNYKISDRQLRYLLLLYIPGYVDKLTKNELQNQVFPYFIQGMVDSDFTIRFQTLKRTSFMVGKITERQLNNDLLRHLAKTQVDSEIDIRMWTILTITEIADKLSSNERSSILGTAFSKSLKDPAILPRVAALYGLKKSLHLFDAETIANKILSVVAPGLLDKNKQVRSQAKEVFELYLKKLVERSVSVEDTTTGEDFVDVDFDSMLSSSQDDLVNNFLDNLKISAKTNKNVLTRTANSDEWDDVTADDSWSEVEVEKSNKLPINSNASKLTSKNSDMKTQVSTFGEVAATKPTFGSVKVQKSWNEELNDGDDGNDSWAAWDNENKNTRSRKVHTTVKTAKAVKPVSIKKTASKDLKKVIDDNGWNDGDDGWTDEW from the coding sequence ATGAATTTTATCTTCAAGTCAATATCAAGCTTTCAGTTTCCATATACTCTTCATAGCGATACGGCCTTTAGCACGCCATTTTGGGAGGTTCAGCAGGGTACTAGGAAATCGGACTCCTTACCTGTTACATTGTTTGCTTACTCTAAACAAGATTCCAAAAATGCATTGTTGGAAGAGTTTATTCGAAATGCAGTTCATAAGGCAAAGACCTTAAAATTACCGGGTTTGGTCCGAGTTTTGGATGTGCTTGATTCGGACCCTAATATGACTTACATAGTTACGGAAAGAGTCCAGCGGTTATTTCCCGAGATCTTAAAGAATATCAGTGAAGATGCAATCTCTTTGGGACTTTATCAGGTTTTGGGGACGTTAAAGCTTCTGCATGAACGGGCGTCAGTTCTGTTGGGCACTTTAGCTAAGGGTAACGTTTACGTAAACGATCGTGGCGAATGGTGTCTCTTTGGTTTAGAACTTTGCACGTCAAAAGGTCAACTTCAAAACCTTAAAGTTAGTATGAAGACATATATGTCGCTTGTGGATAATAGTGCTTATGCTCTGCCTACAAAGGAGTCTTTGAATATTGATTCTGTTCATTTGGCAGCTCTAATTAAAGATGTTTATGGTCCCAAGGTCCCTGGCTCATGGAAATCACAACTAAATGGTCTATCTCAAGGAAGATGTACAGTATCCGAATTTGCTTCCTTTGTTAGTCGTACTGCTCCATTTCAATGCCAACTAATCGCTGTGTATGAGCATTTGAAAGAAGTACATATTAAAGATGACGCTGGTAAAATGTTAGCAGTTAATGAGATCCAAGCCATCATAATGGAGAATCCAGGAATTCTGTGCGGCAGTGCACCTGGTTTTGTTGATAACTATTTAATTCAAGTATTGGCAGAAACTATTCAAATAGGTATGAATGCCAATAGGTTAAGGCCTGAAACAGCGAATTTTACAAATATAGTTCCACTCGTAGCAAGTATACTTGAATTATCGTGCTCGAAGTCTAAGGCCGTACAGTTTGAAAGCACTTTTGATAAGTACGTGAAACCGCTAATTTTTGACAACTACAAAATATCTGACCGTCAACTGAGATACTTGCTGTTGTTGTACATACCGGGTTATGTGGATAAGCTTACTAAGAATGAACTACAAAATCAAGTATTTCCATATTTTATTCAAGGCATGGTTGATTCTGATTTCACTATCAGATTCCAGACTTTAAAGCGGACTAGCTTTATGGTGGGAAAGATCACTGAGCGTCAATTGAACAATGATTTATTGAGACATCTAGCTAAAACACAAGTTGACTCGGAAATTGATATCCGTATGTGGACTATACTTACAATAACTGAGATTGCCGATAAGTTATCAAGTAATGAAAGATCTAGTATATTAGGTACAGCTTTTAGTAAGTCATTGAAGGACCCAGCTATCTTACCAAGGGTTGCTGCACTCTACGGATTGAAGAAGAGTTTGCATTTATTTGATGCCGAGACCATTGCCAATAAGATATTAAGCGTCGTCGCGCCTGGTTTATTAGATAAGAATAAGCAAGTCAGGTCTCAAGCAAAAGAAGTCTTCGAGTTatatttgaagaagttagTCGAACGCTCTGTTTCAGTTGAAGATACCACTACAGGCGAAGATTTTGTTGATGTAGACTTTGATTCCATGCTAAGCTCATCTCAGGATGACTTGGTCAATAATTTCTTAGACAATTTGAAAATATCCGCTAAAACTAATAAAAATGTACTTACGAGAACGGCTAATAGCGATGAGTGGGATGATGTCACTGCAGATGATAGTTGGAGTGAAGTAGAAGTGGAAAAGAGTAACAAATTACCTATTAATAGTAATGCTTCTAAGTTAACTTCAAAAAATAGTGATATGAAAACCCAAGTTTCCACTTTCGGAGAAGTTGCTGCTACGAAACCTACTTTTGGTTCGGTTAAAGTTCAAAAATCTTGGAATGAAGAGCTAAATGACGGAGACGACGGCAATGATTCATGGGCCGCTTGGGATAatgaaaacaaaaatacCAGAAGTAGAAAGGTTCACACAACGGTCAAGACCGCTAAAGCTGTAAAACCAGTTAGCATTAAGAAAACTGCATCAAAAGATTTGAAGAAGGTAATTGACGATAATGGCTGGAATGATGGAGACGATGGCTGGACTGATGAATGGTAA
- the CYB5 gene encoding Cyb5p (Syntenic homolog of Ashbya gossypii AFL223W; Syntenic homolog of Saccharomyces cerevisiae YNL111C (CYB5)) — protein sequence MPKLYSYKEIAEHNTDTDIWIIINNKVYDCSKFVDEHPGGDEIIADLGGQDATEPFIDINHSEDAKKMLEDLYIGDVDLNSEPVFVSEPDTMTTTDSANEGNGILWLAFIFVFLAAASYGYYQNKWF from the coding sequence ATGCCAAAACTATACAGCTACAAAGAAATTGCAGAACACAATACTGATACGGACATCTGGATAATCATTAACAACAAGGTCTACGACTGCAGTAAGTTCGTGGATGAACACCCGGGTGGTGATGAAATCATTGCTGATTTAGGTGGTCAGGATGCAACAGAGCCATTCATCGACATCAATCACTCTGAGGATGCCAAGAAGATGTTGGAGGATCTATATATCGGTGATGTGGATTTGAACAGCGAGCCTGTTTTCGTCTCAGAACCAGATACCATGACAACAACTGATTCTGCGAACGAAGGAAACGGCATATTATGGCTTGCATTCATTTTTGTCTTCTTAGCAGCTGCTTCATACGGTTATTATCAAAATAAATGGTTCTAA
- the DBP2 gene encoding DEAD-box ATP-dependent RNA helicase DBP2 (Syntenic homolog of Ashbya gossypii AFL221C; Syntenic homolog of Saccharomyces cerevisiae YNL112W (DBP2); 1-intron in Ashbya gossypii) encodes MAFSGRDQQFNRDNFNGRGGDHRGQRSSDRNDYGRDMRGGRGGYGGRGRGQQDRLELRKPEWDLESLPKFEKNFYVEHEDVQNMSEDDVKKFRRESEMTIIGHDVPKPIRTFDEAGFPEYVLREVKDEGFEKPTAIQCQGWPMALSGRDMIGVAATGSGKTLSYCLPGIVHINAQPLLSPGDGPIVLVLAPTRELAVQIQKECSKFGRSSRIRNTCVYGGVPKSQQIRDLQRGVEILIATPGRLIDMLEIGKTNLKRVTYLVLDEADRMLDMGFEPQIRKIVDQIRPDRQTLMWSATWPKEVQQLASDYLHDPIQVNIGSLELAASHSITQLVEVVSEFDKRDRLVKHLEIAAKDTESKIIIFASTKRTCDEITSYLREDGWPALAIHGDKQQQERDWVLNEFRTGRSPIMVATDVAARGIDVKGINFVINYDMPGNIEDYVHRIGRTGRAGATGTAISFFTEASKSLGAQLISIMREAKQEIPQELLVYDRAPRGFHPRYGGGRGGYGGRGRGGYGGRGGRGGYGGRGNGFGGGYKPRDGGWGNRN; translated from the exons ATGGCATTCAGTGGTAGAGATCAGCAGTTCAATAGGGACAACTTTAACGGCCGTGGCGGTGATCACAGAGGCCAAAGGTCATCGGACAGAAATGACTATGGCAGAGATATGAGAGGCGGAAGAGGCGGTTACGGTGGTCGCGGTAGAGGTCAACAAGATCGTCTTGAATTGAGAAAGCCTGAATGGGATTTGGAGTCTTTGCCCAAGTTCGAGAAGAACTTCTACGTCGAGCACGAAGACGTTCAAAACATGAGCGAGGACGACGTAAAAAAGTTTAGACGGGAGAGCGAGATGACAATCATTGGTCACGATGTTCCTAAGCCAATTCGGACTTTCGATGAGGCTGGATTTCCGGAATATGTGTTGCGTGAGGTTAAGGACGAGGGGTTTGAGAAGCCCACCGCAATTCAGTGCCAAGGATGGCCAATGGCTTTGTCTGGGCGTGATATGATCGGTGTTGCAGCTACTGGTTCTGGTAAGACTTTGTCATATTGTTTACCAGGGATTGTTCACATAAACGCCCAGCCTCTGCTGTCTCCCGGTGATGGACCTATTGTTTTGGTGTTGGCACCAACTAGAGAATTGGCGGTACAAATTCAGAAGGAATGTTCCAAGTTTGGGCGTTCTTCTAGAATCAGGAATACATGTGTGTATGGTGGTGTACCAAAGTCGCAGCAAATCAGAGATTTGCAAAGAGGTGTCGAGATTTTGATTGCCACTCCTGGTAGATTGATAGATATGTTGGAAATCGGAAAGACCAACCTAAAGAGAGTCACTTATTTGGTTTTGGACGAAGCCGATAGAATGTTAGATATGGGATTTGAACCACAAATCAGGAAGATTGTGGATCAAATTCGTCCTGATAGACAAACATTAATGTGGTCTGCAACCTGGCCAAAGGAGGTGCAACAATTGGCTAGTGACTACTTGCATGACCCAATTCAGGTGAACATTGGTTCCTTGGAGTTGGCTGCTTCACATTCTATTACTCAACTTGTGGAAGTTGTTTCAGAGTTTGATAAACGTGATAGATTAGTCAAGCATCTAGAAATTGCAGCCAAGGACACCGAATCCAAGATTATTATATTTGCCTCCACGAAAAGGACATGTGACGAGATCACCTCCTATCTGAGGGAAGACGGCTGGCCTGCTTTAGCCATTCATGGTGACAAGCAACAGCAGGAGCGTGACTGGGTTTTGAATGAATTCAGAACTGGTAGATCCCCAATTATGGTAGCCACAGATGTTGCGGCTAGAGGTATTG ATGTCAAGGGTATCAACTTTGTTATCAACTATGATATGCCAGGTAACATCGAAGATTACGTCCACAGAATTGGTAGAACTGGTAGAGCTGGTGCCACTGGTACTGCCATTTCGTTTTTCACCGAAGCTAGCAAGTCATTGGGTGCTCAGTTGATCTCTATTATGAGAGAAGCTAAGCAAGAAATCCCTCAGGAGTTATTGGTTTATGACCGTGCTCCTCGTGGTTTCCACCCTAGATATGGCGGTGGTAGAGGTGGCTATGGTGGTCGTGGTCGTGGCGGTTACGGTGGTCGTGGCGGTCGTGGAGGCTACGGCGGTCGTGGTAACGGCTTCGGTGGTGGCTACAAACCAAGAGACGGCGGTTGGGGAAATAGAAACTGA
- the AZF1 gene encoding Azf1p (Syntenic homolog of Ashbya gossypii ACR264W; Syntenic homolog of Saccharomyces cerevisiae YOR113W (AZF1)) — MGSHAASSTGGGAGKQEQAQGTAQSQATGQLQQQNRQDSMSMYTSFNQQRLSTDSSISSFLNIDNQGDRAGGNNTGPGGNDVTYGRGYSIVNAWSANQNGHTGTNGGGSAFSTGRRTSEQLEPFSMPRFKTPSYSQGRSGGSTQGQAGAPSGGAVRSDSVSSSKRNSIFFGTSESTDLDFFGHPAGGGHGVGPTTGPTGGNGSNKMGPPVLKPGQAAGQHPHQQHEDIDVFFNSSLSRKNSIKFNADDFADFQFKRRNSSVRPTLDNKYVPGPPPANAGSKRGEQSMSPIGKDEIGIDPEVAVADAPGVEDVEETLKRHLSPLISGEVNSAGSVHSSGTTGVAVNNHPSSNNQRQQDGTEPKLKRQRTKKLSSSGGSTTDHHMAAKLKEALTTDEEVAALDESRPLLGATKVDQLMLVIQARRKGVTEKVPRNADGSLMLEDAPSIIPPPSQLVGGVEKPKSRGVKQHECPYCHKCFTQSTHLEVHVRSHIGYKPFQCEYCGKRFTQGGNLRTHVRLHTGERPYECDKCGKRFSRKGNLAAHMLTHENHKPFQCKLDDCNKSFTQLGNMKAHQNRFHLQTLNRLTQKLAEMDPAEDMPSKERELLEYFASLYKNSNRGIKGRGKGNTRIVPSLDSEDNSKGSSVDPVNSVQRQQQQTYQGVQSGGGSSNPNHLPDPSIVAARALGSLKPIAKKKSLSDLNYSLELDDAKVSEANEFSFHEAAFGGRANDTGSVVAGKGSNSEVQFKNVFSGN, encoded by the coding sequence ATGGGATCTCATGCAGCGTCTTCTACGGGAGGCGGGGCGGGGAAGCAAGAACAAGCGCAAGGTACAGCGCAGTCACAAGCAACAGGACAGCTGCAGCAGCAGAATAGGCAGGATTCGATGTCAATGTACACAAGTTTTAACCAGCAGAGGCTATCGACCGATTCATCAATATCCAGCTTCTTGAATATTGATAACCAGGGTGATAGAGCTGGTGGAAATAATACAGGACCCGGGGGGAATGATGTAACATATGGACGAGGATATTCTATTGTGAATGCATGGTCGGCGAACCAAAACGGGCACACGGGGACGAACGGGGGTGGGTCTGCTTTTTCGACAGGTAGAAGGACGTCTGAGCAGCTGGAACCGTTTTCTATGCCTCGTTTTAAGACACCTAGTTATTCCCAAGGTCGTTCCGGTGGTTCGACGCAGGGACAAGCAGGAGCACCATCCGGCGGTGCGGTACGCAGTGATTCTGTTTCTTCATCCAAGCGCAATTCTATATTCTTTGGTACATCCGAATCCACGGATCTTGACTTTTTTGGTCATCCCGCAGGTGGAGGTCATGGTGTTGGTCCAACAACTGGGCCCACAGGCGGAAATGGCTCGAATAAAATGGGCCCTCCAGTGTTGAAACCTGGTCAAGCAGCAGGTCAACACCCACATCAACAGCACGAAGACATCGAtgtattttttaattcttcACTGTCACGCAAGAACTCAATAAAGTTTAATGCTGACGATTTCGCTGATTTCCAATTCAAGAGGCGGAACTCTTCTGTTCGCCCAACTCTGGATAATAAGTATGTACCTGGTCCGCCTCCAGCGAATGCAGGATCTAAGAGAGGAGAACAGTCTATGAGTCCAATAGGTAAGGATGAAATAGGAATCGATCCAGAAGTTGCAGTTGCAGATGCTCCCGGGGTTGAGGATGTAGAGGAGACTTTAAAAAGGCACCTATCGCCGCTGATATCGGGAGAGGTCAACTCAGCGGGAAGTGTACACTCAAGTGGAACAACAGGAGTCGCGGTGAACAATCATCCTTCTAGCAACAATCAACGACAGCAGGATGGAACAGAGCCAAAGCTCAAAAGACAAAGGACCAAGAAGTTATCATCATCTGGGGGATCTACGACGGATCATCATATGGCTGCAAAGCTAAAGGAAGCATTAACCACCGATGAAGAAGTAGCAGCCCTAGATGAGTCTAGGCCTCTTCTAGGTGCTACAAAAGTTGACCAATTGATGCTGGTGATACAGGCAAGGAGGAAAGGTGTCACAGAGAAAGTGCCAAGAAATGCAGATGGTTCGCTGATGTTGGAAGATGCGCCCTCCATTATTCCCCCTCCATCGCAGCTAGTAGGCGGTGTAGAGAAGCCAAAATCTCGAGGAGTAAAGCAGCATGAATGCCCATACTGTCACAAGTGTTTCACCCAGTCAACGCATCTGGAAGTTCATGTACGGTCACATATAGGTTACAAGCCATTTCAATGTGAATACTGTGGGAAACGATTCACCCAAGGTGGTAACTTACGGACTCACGTTCGTTTACATACAGGTGAAAGGCCTTACGAGTGTGATAAATGCGGTAAGCGGTTTTCTAGAAAAGGAAACTTGGCAGCACATATGTTAACCCACGAAAATCACAAGCCATTCCAATGTAAGTTGGACGATTGTAATAAGTCATTTACGCAACTGGGAAACATGAAAGCACATCAAAATAGGTTTCATTTACAAACTTTGAATAGACTAACTCAGAAACTCGCTGAAATGGACCCTGCAGAAGATATGCCCTCTAAGGAACGTGAACTACTGGAGTATTTTGCTTCTCTATACAAGAATAGTAATAGGGGAATTAAAGGGCGAGGTAAGGGCAACACACGTATTGTGCCGTCGTTAGATTCCGAGGACAACTCTAAAGGCTCTTCTGTAGATCCGGTTAATTCTGTGCAGCGACAACAGCAACAAACATACCAAGGAGTTCAAAGTGGCGGTGGCAGCTCAAATCCTAACCACTTGCCGGATCCATCTATAGTAGCGGCACGAGCCTTGGGTTCTTTAAAACCCATagcgaagaagaaatcTCTCTCTGACCTGAACTACAGTTTAGAGTTGGACGATGCCAAGGTTTCGGAGGCAAACGAATTTTCATTCCATGAAGCTGCCTTCGGAGGGAGAGCAAATGATACCGGTTCAGTTGTTGCCGGAAAGGGTTCGAACAGTGAAGTTCAGTTTAAGAATGTTTTCTCCGGTAATTGA
- the TRS33 gene encoding Trs33p (Syntenic homolog of Ashbya gossypii ACR265C; Syntenic homolog of Saccharomyces cerevisiae YOR115C (TRS33)), giving the protein MDGLGTMKPSGEAELDDYAKRQQQFKLFQESLPKVNVVAYEMLLDEIVPLCMRVEKDLKDDSDVLKGFEGLDLADMKIASSHKLIEELQKADTETRDSVYLRLNGIGFNIGVKLTELLIFSNNPNLHFDSMDLLAVMKFICREVWIQVYGKQINNLKTNHRGTFYLFDYEFPPIQHMSLEGEASQVELDMVKPYLQIPCGLIRGVLASLGFEGEAVTVGVSYVDLPSDRLPLSIMFPRGVSFNVHVANK; this is encoded by the coding sequence ATGGATGGGCTTGGGACTATGAAGCCATCTGGAGAGGCTGAGTTAGACGATTATGCGAAGAGACAACAGCAATTCAAATTATTTCAGGAATCTCTTCCAAAAGTGAATGTAGTGGCTTATGAGATGCTGTTAGATGAGATCGTTCCATTGTGCATGAGGGTTGAGAAGGATTTGAAGGATGATAGTGATGTTTTGAAAGGTTTCGAAGGTCTAGATTTGGCAGATATGAAGATCGCTAGTTCTCATAAGTTGATTGAAGAGTTACAAAAAGCGGATACTGAGACTAGGGATAGCGTTTATTTAAGGTTAAATGGGATAGGCTTTAATATCGGGGTGAAGTTGACGGAGCTGCTAATATTTAGTAATAATCCGAACTTGCATTTTGATAGTATGGACCTTCTTGCAGTAATGAAGTTTATATGCAGAGAGGTATGGATCCAGGTATATGGTAAGCAGATTAACAATCTGAAAACGAACCACCGTGGGACTTTTTACTTGTTTGACTACGAGTTTCCACCGATCCAGCACATGTCGTTGGAAGGCGAGGCATCTCAAGTAGAGCTTGACATGGTGAAGCCGTACCTGCAAATTCCTTGTGGACTTATTCGGGGAGTTCTAGCGTCGCTAGGATTCGAAGGCGAAGCAGTGACAGTAGGGGTGTCATATGTGGATTTGCCGAGCGATCGGTTGCCCTTGAGCATTATGTTTCCACGCGGCGTAAGTTTTAATGTGCATGTTGCGAATAAGTGA
- the RPC19 gene encoding DNA-directed RNA polymerase core subunit RPC19 (Syntenic homolog of Ashbya gossypii AFL220C; Syntenic homolog of Saccharomyces cerevisiae YNL113W (RPC19)), which yields MSEDNANKDVDMLSEEHAVEEEEVDRDKIKLLPQATSDDGTCASFQINDEDHTLGNALHYIIMKNPEVEFCGYSIPHPSENLLNIRIQTYGAITAVEALHKGLQDLMDMCDAVEDKFTQRIREL from the coding sequence ATGTCCGAGGATAATGCAAATAAGGATGTAGATATGCTCTCCGAAGAGCACGCCGTcgaggaagaagaagtcgACAGAGACAAGATCAAACTCTTGCCCCAAGCGACTTCCGACGACGGCACATGCGCTTCTTTCCAGATTAACGATGAAGACCACACACTTGGAAATGCACTCCATTACATCATCATGAAGAACCCAGAAGTCGAATTCTGTGGGTATTCCATTCCTCATCCCTCAGAGAATTTACTGAACATACGTATTCAGACATACGGTGCTATTACCGCTGTCGAAGCCCTCCACAAAGGCCTTCAGGACCTGATGGACATGTGCGACGCCGTAGAAGACAAATTCACACAGCGCATACGGGAACTATAA